Proteins co-encoded in one Alphaproteobacteria bacterium PA2 genomic window:
- a CDS encoding glycerol-3-phosphate dehydrogenase: MQAGALDFRNRSGVLDALDGASFDLLVIGGGVTGAGIARDAAMRGLSVALVEARDFAAGTSSRSSKMIHGGLRYMAQGDLGLVQEAASERKAVEAIAPHLTRMTPFVIPAKNAAAIAKLRTGLWAFEKLGGVPKGRQHEVWSRKDVETREPAIDASDLTGAVAYPEYLTEDAKLTLANVRAAVAYGATVVSYAPVSEILVENGKAVGVVLDDTLNGETARARITARVIVNAAGPWVDRLRGLEDGAAKPRLMLSKGVHLVVDQARLPVSRTIIMGARDKRSVFAVPKGRFTYIGTTDTFYPEDHTWPVIDRDDIDYLLEATNKRFSIAPLGDADIVAAWSGVRPLVGQEGKSASEISRKDEVWTGPAGILAIAGGKLTAYRRMAERVVDTVEELIGRKPTASLTATTPLPGGDLDVEAVTSTLSATMPKLEAERLVALYGSEAPLAAGGPEAETRHAVTVEGALKLEDVWVRRSNRAWFDDKGSKAALPVMGAEMATLLNWSPDRTASEIKACLDIRADSLSALNTTTAST, from the coding sequence ATGCAAGCCGGAGCTCTGGATTTTCGCAACCGCAGCGGGGTTCTGGATGCCCTGGATGGCGCCAGCTTCGACCTTCTTGTCATTGGCGGCGGGGTCACCGGCGCGGGAATTGCCCGGGACGCCGCCATGCGCGGCCTGTCCGTCGCCCTGGTGGAAGCGCGCGATTTTGCCGCAGGCACCAGCAGCCGATCTTCGAAAATGATCCATGGCGGCCTGCGTTACATGGCCCAGGGCGATCTGGGGCTGGTCCAGGAGGCTGCTTCCGAGCGCAAGGCGGTGGAAGCCATCGCCCCTCACCTGACCCGCATGACCCCCTTTGTCATTCCCGCCAAGAATGCGGCGGCCATAGCCAAGCTTCGCACCGGCCTGTGGGCCTTCGAAAAGCTGGGCGGGGTGCCCAAGGGTCGCCAGCACGAGGTCTGGTCCCGCAAGGACGTCGAGACCCGGGAACCGGCCATTGACGCCTCTGACCTGACTGGCGCGGTCGCCTACCCCGAATACCTGACCGAAGACGCCAAGCTCACCCTGGCCAATGTCCGCGCCGCCGTGGCCTACGGCGCCACGGTTGTGAGCTATGCACCGGTCAGCGAGATTCTCGTCGAGAATGGCAAGGCCGTCGGCGTCGTCCTGGATGACACCCTGAACGGCGAGACAGCCAGGGCCAGGATCACCGCGAGGGTCATCGTCAACGCTGCAGGTCCCTGGGTGGATCGCCTGCGAGGCCTTGAGGATGGCGCCGCCAAGCCCCGCCTGATGCTGTCCAAGGGAGTCCACCTGGTGGTCGACCAGGCCCGCCTGCCCGTCTCCCGCACCATCATCATGGGCGCCCGGGACAAACGCAGCGTCTTCGCCGTGCCCAAGGGGCGGTTCACCTATATCGGCACCACCGACACCTTCTATCCCGAGGATCATACCTGGCCCGTCATTGACCGGGACGACATCGACTATCTGTTGGAGGCCACCAACAAGCGCTTTAGCATTGCGCCCCTGGGGGACGCCGACATTGTCGCCGCCTGGTCGGGCGTCCGCCCCCTGGTCGGTCAGGAAGGAAAGTCCGCCTCGGAAATCTCCCGCAAGGACGAGGTCTGGACTGGACCGGCTGGCATTCTGGCCATAGCCGGCGGCAAGCTGACCGCCTATCGCCGCATGGCCGAGCGGGTGGTCGATACGGTAGAAGAACTGATCGGTCGCAAACCGACCGCCTCCCTGACGGCGACGACGCCCCTGCCCGGCGGCGACCTGGATGTCGAGGCGGTGACCTCGACCCTTTCCGCGACCATGCCAAAACTCGAAGCCGAACGCCTTGTCGCCCTTTATGGCTCCGAAGCCCCGCTCGCGGCCGGCGGGCCTGAGGCCGAAACCCGGCATGCCGTGACAGTGGAAGGCGCCCTGAAGCTCGAAGACGTCTGGGTGCGCCGCTCCAACCGCGCCTGGTTCGACGACAAAGGCAGTAAAGCTGCGCTTCCGGTCATGGGCGCTGAAATGGCGACCCTGCTGAACTGGTCCCCTGACCGCACGGCTTCAGAAATCAAGGCCTGCCTCGACATCCGCGCCGACAGCCTGTCGGCCCTCAACACCACGACTGCGAGTACCTGA